CACACAGAAGAGAACATCCTGAAACAAGTAGTTCGAAAACTGAAGAGATGCAATAATCTAAACCAGACAACCTTTGATCAAATCTTTttgcatatacatatatccaCCATTACCAATACAACATGTATTGCTCAGTTGAATAACTTTCTGAAACCATCAAAAATCCTCAGAGCCCGTAATTCTCCGCTCCTTATATCTCTCAATCTCCGCCTTAGTATCTGTGGAACAAGAAGAGACACGGGGAAGGGGGAGATGATGATCACATTAAAAGTTAAGAATGTAGGATCTATGCGTGCATGATCccaaaattcatatatgcATTGATGTTTTATAAATCTCACTTCTAACTAATACAGTCGCGGTTCGATAGTTTACATGCATGCATACCAAAAACTTCCGGATCTATTAACTTTATCAAAAATGGTATATGATCATGGTGGCACATAGTTGCATTTATGCAGCAAAATATGGAAGCATTGTGATAACTGAAATACACAAGGAACGCTGATTAATGGGAAAGACAAGTTTTTTAATCTCAGCAGTTTCGTGACAACAAGGTACTTCTTTTAGTCACTTTGACTGAAAAGTGGTGAAAATTCACTGTGTCAAAGTAAAAGAAAGAGTCGATCGTGTGCTATGAGGATGGTAGTTCCATAAGGGGACAGCACAATGGATTGAGCTTTAAGACAACTTCTTAGAGGTTTGGGATTCAATTCCTTGGAGTGTGCGTGAGTGGGTGcaagataaaaaaagaaaaactacaaAGCTAGTTCTAAATGAGAGAATTTTCGCCCTTACGAGCATGTTGAATTGAAGGATATGAAGTTACGGACGCAAATCATCAAGCAACCAATTCAGTCGATTTTTCCAATCACTATCACAGAGTTGAATCTGCTATGATGATGTTTGTTGTTACCCTTAGTCCAACCTTCAAGTTCAAGTCTTCCAATCCAAAGTCAACATTAAAGAATCGGCAGATAcgcttttttttaattagttgtACGAAAGACTCTTGCCTCCAGCTCTATGAGTTAACCTTCTATATCTTTTGAAGTGAATGAAAACTGTTACCAAGGAGCGAAGATTGAGAGTATCCTTACATATTGTGCACGAAAGAGTATTCTCTGTTCGCTGGTACATAGATCCACAGCTAGCTGTTTCAAGAACAGTTTTCGGTTCAGAAGCTTCGGATTCGTCACGTCCAAATCCATGGATCCACTTGCCTGTCAAAAAATCAGCAGATCTGAGTAATTCCTCACCGTTGACATTAGTGTATTCCGTTAATAAATATCTGTCTCTACTATAATAACCTTTCCAGAGAAACACTCGTCtacataagaaaataaatgtacTTGCCTGAAGAAATTTGGAGTACTTTGATATGCTGGCCTCGCACATATCCAGGATGAATTGTAGAGCTTCCTCCTCTATTTCAGGATATACTATCGCCTTCTTGGATGCCGTCTTGTTTGATGCAGCAGCAGCCATCTGTGGGAAATTTTTCACGAGATTTATCCAACATATATAGACTCTTATGCTAATATCTTttgtactaaaaaatatacagGTTAATCACAGTGTCATCCCTGATGAGTTAGTGTATTTACTGACTTTACtcaccttttttttaaaattacaaaatcatcCCCTCTAAGTTTCCGTCCCCGAAAAAGATATTACAACGAGAGCGAGTAATTCCGCCACTATTggaatcaaagaaattaaaaaccactcaaatttctaattattacaaCACATTAAAACGAAATGAGTGATGTGAAAAATGTGCGTAAGCTTATAGAGGAGGTTCTGATAATTTGAAAAGGACGAGGGGTACAGTGAGTAACTATACTAACTCATTGGGAAAGATACcgtaattaaacaaaaaagatagTCTATCAGACCTCATCAAACCGGTTTTTCATACTTGGAGGGCTTACGGTGAGGTAAGCGTATGCCATCAACTCGACAGGCCAACCAGTGATTTGTATCGGAAAACATTGTGACCTGTTGACAAAGGAACTATTACAGAAGCTGTATAGTTTTTGTAGGCATTATGATATGTCACTATCAAGCAAATCATTGGTATGTAAATAACTCGATGAGTTATGACGTCATGCTCACGCAGATAGTCCATGCTTCTTCAAAGCTTCCAACTTCTCTTTGTAACATTTGTCAGATTTTTTAAGTGAGAGTGACAACTCAACAGAGTCACGAGGGTTAGTGCCTTCCCGGGGAACAAATCCATAAGAAAGCAACAGCTCTCCATTAGATTTCTTTCCATATGATATGAAAACCTGCGTGAAAAAAGTTACAACCACCTTAGGTCCCAACAAAACTATTACCAATATCTACTACCATCCTNNNNNNNNNNNNNNNNNNNNNNNNNNNNNNNNNNNNNNNNNtttccctctctctctctctctatatatatatataatatgtagtgtgagtgtgtgtattTACATACtattaaacttaaaaagagAACAATATGGTGTCTGTATGAAAATGTACTGTTAAATCAgaagtttgtttttcaatgATATCTTGTTACGGGATCAATATGTTAACATATTTGGTGGCTCAACTGCGGAAGCTTGTGTACCTGCTCACCTGGCTGATATGCTCGATCAGTTGTGAAAACAACTCCCTGGGATGATTTATCATAATCTAGAAATGTTTCTACCTAAGATCAAtgaaatcattaaaattagagTTGAGATCATGTCAACTCAAAAGAATGGCATGCAATCTTGCATAATACATACCTCACAACTATGGTTCAGCATATCCGCCCAAGGAACCAAGGCAACCCTTCCATCCATTGAGGGTAGGCGAACCTGttcataaatcaatataactGTTGTTAAGTCAAAATAATGCATAAAGGCATAAATGCATGACAAAAGGATTCAGAATCAAGAATCTCTCACTCCCCACCCCGACTCTGCACTTCCTGTTGATGCACATAAATTTCCCTGGAGGAACTAAGTTGAGCTTTTGACAAATGAAAACTCACCAAGCGAGAAAAAAGAATGCCGAATGACCATTTAAAGCTCTCCATGTTGAATACCTGTAATAATGCATAGCATCAATTAAAACAAGCTACAGGGATCTGGACAgcatagaaaaaatatgaattccACAGTAGAACCATCACCAGATAACATGAATGCTTAACCATCACAGTttcaccttttatttttataagattaaGTTATGAAAATAGAGCTGTGAATGCACACCGCAGATTAACAAAGGCCGTGCCGAATTGCCTCCCACCATAATATCATTCATATCTGCAGTCTCTTACCCGATGGGCTCAAGGGAAATACAAGAATAATGAATCATGAAGATTCCAAGTATCCATCTCCTTCACTTGGTTTCACATAGCAATAGAACAGAATCTAAGATCAAAAGGAAACTTCTTTTTTGCTGGGGTGACATTTGTTTCTTCAAGTAAACAAGGACATTTGTAAGTTTTCTGGGAGACTTCTCCCTCATGGAACTTGGATGCCAAATGAATTTTCATGTCTATAATCTTGTTAAAATCAAACGATTAAAAAAGATGAAAGTCTTTTATATTCCTCCACAGAGAAGTTTTAGCTTcatttccttttctctctacCAAAGAAGTATTGCCTCTAGTTTAAAGATGAATTTCTTTGTCCAAACAGCAAGTAACAATTGGAGAATGGGCAAAGAAACAAGCATTAGAGTGCTTTCGACTATCCATAGTTTATCACTTTTTTTCCATCACTCCATGCAAGTTCCTCCATACAGCACACATAAACAAAACCGATACAGTTTTGAAGAGCTATATAACATGACTAACTGCAGGAACTTTCTAAATATCATATGACTCATACTTCTTATAGAAGTTATAGCTGTTTGTAGCTTCAACgatcactaaaaaaataatgactaaTATCTGGAAAggaaatatcaagaaaattagtCCGTCATCAATATCACATGGATTATCTGTACTCACGCACAGTGGACGCACATACAACAGGCTATCACTAGTGATGGTTCCTATctttttgattaaatgaatgtGGTGTTAAGAAAACCGAACATCTTTTGCCTAGCATGCCCTTCTCTTCTGATGTGAAACTAAACAAAAGCATGAGGAAGTCAGGGAAGATGTCATTTCTCCTCCAAAAGTTTGTCTTGATCCCAGAATCTATGGTTAGCCTATAACTTAACTGTTCATCACTTGGACAAACAATAAAGAGTTTGCAGATTAGAGAATGCCATACATAGATGATAGACCTAATGTCAATCAAACACAGACAATGACAGTTATCATCGACATGTACCTCATCAGGAAATAAATCGGGATACTTGGAAAATATCCTGTCTCTTAAGTCATTATACCTGCATAAGAGATTATGATAGAGCTTAGCAGTCAACAAGCACAATAAATCTCTTATCAAATATGAGATTCACCAATAGCACTAAACAgcataaaaaaaagtagatcAGAACAggagaaatttgaaaagaacTCATACGTTCCAATTACATCATTGATCCTCTCAATTGCACGCTGTCTTATTTCTGAGGCTTCCAGATATCTATCTAACTCTGCACGAGTCCTGAAATTACATGGAGGTTCTGTAGGGCAACCAACTGAGCATGGACGAGTATGTGTAGAGACCAAAAACTGTGACAAATTCCTCTTTGGACCACTAAAATTAGGCTTACCAATACAGAAGTGAATAGGGTTGCCTCGGCAAGGCTGAAATGTAGTTACTCCATCTTGAAGAATTCATGAGACCTGCCTCACTAATCAAATAGGTAGCAAGCAGCGGCCAATCCGGCACATTGTACTGTTTTAGCACCTCACCAGCCTCGCGACAGCTCCACTCCTGAAATCCATCTCCACACAACAGCGGGAAAAATTTAAGTCACTAATGTAGATAATAAAGCTATATCAAGTTTAATGGTGAACAAATTTCTCATGCGAAGTGCCTCGAACATACAGAACATATAGTCTGTTCATTTTCATCCAAGGAGGCCTTTTGTCCTTGGTTTATCAAGAATATCTTCAATGCCAACTAAATACATAAAAGTGGGAGAGAAAACAGTATTGCCACGAGAGATGGCATTATTCAAAAACCACAAAGAGATGAGGGCAGAACATGTGTGCATTAGTACAAACTGAATTCAGTATTCTTTTATAGTTAAAATGTTATGAACCGGGTACTTAAAATTGGTTGTTAATGAGTATTTGTCTAAAAAGTGAACCTCATTTAAAAGATGGAACAAGATTGGGAATAAGCAAACTTAAATAACATGAGGGAAATCACACCGGATACTTAATTAAGGAAGCACGTTATCAAGCTCCAGCCAACGAGACAATAGTTCAATGCTGCTACCAAAACATTTAAACCTTCAGAGCAAAAAAAGTGCCACTATTCCACATTCCCGGGACTTTTACCTCTACCgagaaattattacaaaaaaaaccaAACCATATAACTACGTTCTACAAATCCCTATTCATCTTAATCAACCATCATTTTCCTAAAAATCAGTCTCCAAATGgaattattcattttcaagaaGCCTCACACTTCAGAAATTGAAGTAACTCGCATCAAACAATCAACAAAATTCAACCCAATTCATCTGATCCCACTCGAGAACCAATGACAGACAATACAAAACCTTGGAACTCAGTTAAAggaaaactaaacaaaaaacagAAGAAGCGATTTAAGGggacaaaaacagaaaaagaaaaggaaaaggtaaACTGACAAACTCACAGAATCAGCAGTGATGAAAAGCGAGGGAGGCACAAAAAGCAACTTCTCGCCTTTCCTAATATTCTTCAAAGCAACAAGTCCCCTCTCTCCAACGTCCACTCTCTGTATAGCCATCTTCTGGGGAGGAAGCCCACACTTGGACAACCATTCCTGCAAAGCCGATGCATTTTCAAGCGATTCGACGTCGCAGCCCCAAGGGATGGTGGTCCCGGTGGCGCTTTCTCCGCCGGTGCTGGCGGTGGACACTGAGCAGCGAATTCGATGAAAAAGGTTGCTTCTTTTCGAGGTGGAAGGTGGAATGTAGTGATGGGAGTGGGCTTTTAGTGTATATTGAGATGGGTTCTGCGAGAAAGTGGAAATTAGAGTGGTTTGGAGAATTCTTGAAGCTTCAGCCATGGCGATGGCGTTGCTTTGATTGGGAAACGTATCACCTTATCTTGTCTTTGGTAGTTTTAGACGGTTAATAAATGcatactaattttataaatttacaaaaaggTCCAAAAGAATTGACTAATTGCTGTTTGATACCTTGAGATTTTGGTCTAATTATCATCTTATTACTTCACTTCGAGTTAGGAGTAGCAAAAATTCGAATAATCTTATGTTAGTGAAtcgatatattattttattattgtatgaATAACTTCATTTTATTGGAACGTAACTCAtttaaaataacattaattcaagaaaagaaacaattcGTTTAACTCTCTTATACACGAGTCGAGAAGAACATCTTAGGACAAGGGATAGAGCAATTTATCCTATCACGTGATTTTATGTAGTACACGCTCATGCGCACCAAATTTGGCAACATCATAAAAGTTGAATGATCTTCAAAAAAATACTAAGAATGGGGGACTAACCTACAAAAACAGAGGTTAGCatctgatgcttaagttagtaacggattaaagaagaaataaaaaaaaaattaaattaaagtgaaaataatgGTAAGATGTGATTAAGGATGAGGAATATTTATATGGAGTACAACTTATAAGCTTGAAATAGCCTAAAAATCgagaaaaaataatgcaaGTGAGAGTTTTTGAGTGTGAAGAATGATGTGCTTAAATGTCTGGACAAGGCCTCTCTTTTATAAGCTTGTATAGAGTTGGATAGGGGATCAATTACAGTTTGTTCCGTACGTCATTAGAAAGCATTTTGAGTTGGATTTTATCCACAGCAAATCAttgatgatttgaataaatatttattgagatATACCAGCTCGAAGAAAATCTGTCAAATCTACTTGAAAATCCGGggttaattattcatatatttttcagctCGTTTTTTACCGATTTACTTGAAACCACCTAGAGATATTTTTAGGATGACATGTACAAATGTGTTGGCAAACTATATGACATGTCCTCCCAATTGTATGATGATGTGTTCAGCTGAAATGGGCTTAATGGGCCTATCAATCCAGTAAATAGCAGGTAAACCTTTAGGCCTATCCCTCCACCTGATGCGCTTTACCTGTCCTGCTGGTAGATCTTTTATCCATCCTACTGCTAAGTCAGTTGGGTCCCTAGTCAACTGGGCTAGCATTCTTAGCTTGTGGGCTTGgtccaataaatttttaagggGTATCATCACCCCCCTCCctcccccacacacacacatacaccagGAGTGCAAGTCGTAGACTTGGTGTGCTGGAGTAAGCAAGATGTCCTACAAAGGAGAGATTTTTCCCTACTTATCAGTAGGGCGAACAAAGCTTATCTAGTTCCCTCCTTTTCCTGTGGAGATATGAAATTTCGAATTTACAGCTGCAAAGAAGAGAATTATTAATGGTAATGATTGCAAAAAAGAAGGATAAGAgttctatttttctaattttcctTAGAAGCTCACGCAATCAGCGGGAGGAGACAGCAATCAACTTGAATCCTTAGATAGGATGGTTGTTCATAATAAATGATGCCCCCTAAAATTATCGGGCCAAGCCCACAAGCCTAGGTATAAAAGCCCAGTTGGCTTATCAGCAGGACAAATAAGAGCTCACCAATAGGACAGATAAAGCCCACCAACAGAGAAGTAAGACCCACAAGTTTACCTActattttactaaattgaCAAGTCCAAGAAATAAGTCCATTTCAGTCGGAACCGTCATGATACAGCAGGGAGGATATGTCATGTATCTTGCTAACACGTTTGTACACGTCACCCTAAAATATCTCCAGGTGGTTCCAGATAAAACGGTAATAAATGAGCTGAAAAGTCTGTGAATACCTAATTCCCAGAATTATAGACAGATTTGGCAGGATTTTATCCATCTCACATATCTCAACCAATACTTATCCAAATTATCCATGGTTTATTGCGTATGATAGCCAACTCAAATAGATTTCTAATGGCGTATGGAACTTGGTATTTGACTTTGTATCCAACTCTTTACATTCCTATAAATAGGTGTCTTGTGCAATCAACATCACATTCATCCTCAaactttctcttttcttgcaCCATTCTATCTCGGTTTTTAGCATATTTCAAGCCTATATTTTGCAATCCACAAGAATATATTATACACCTTATCACCATTTTataccattattctcactttaattcaagtttttcCTTATTTCTTCATAAACCGTTACTGACTAAAGCATCAAAGTGCTAACCTCTGTTTTTGCAGGGTTAGTCCTTCAATAATCTTAGGATTTTCTTGAAGATCCTTCAGCCCTTGTAGTGTGGCCCAATTTCTAGTACGcattaataaatcatatataagGAACTTCCCTTTAATTCTACTTTTACCCCTCGCATTCTaaggtaaaaagaaaatctttcaTTTTCCCCTTTTTCCCGCATCTGAAGCTAGGATAATCTCTAGCCCTTTGATCTTGCAGGTTTACATATTTCTCTCGTTCCCATCTTGCAGTGCCTTCATTTGTAGGTAAGTCTCCTATTCCttctgaaattttgaattatgtcTGAGGAGAGAGTGAATGAACGGGCGATTGAGGATTTCCTTATTCACTTGGAAACCTTCTCTAATAATTCCCAATCCGACCACCAAGAGGAAAGAGGTGAGGAAGAAGTTAGTCGTAGTAGAAAAACGCATATCTACGGAagagtgagagagaaaaaaaaaaacaaggacATGGTGGTCATGTCTGGTGGCGCCTCTTATAGAGTTCTTCATTCCTGCATGAAGGAGGGAGATTTAGGTGTGATTAGAGCTAGGTTTGGGATACCTGATGATTTTGATTCAAGTCCCTACTTCTTTTGAGCACCCTCATTCGCCTCCTGAGGGTTTCTTAGGCTTCTATATAGCCCAGTTGGAGGCTTTACAGTTTCCTGTGTCATCCTTTTTTTGCTGAAGTGTCTACTTTGTTCAAGATCCCCCTGAACCAACTTGTTCCCAAAGCTTTCAGCATTCTTGCTAGATTTTACATTTTAGTGAGGAATTTAGGTGAGACCTTTTTGCCGCTCAATTTCATCCTTCTTCATGCTTAAGAAAGCAAGTCTTGGCCTATTCTATTTTACCTCCCGACGAGTGCCCATTTCGTTCCTTCCGACACATCTATTAAAGAATGACATCGCCATTACTTTTTTGTATCTTCTCCCACCCCGTGGCCTTTTCCCATGGAATGGGTTCCAGTTGCTCCCCGATTTCCCTAGGTATTTCACTTGCAAGCGTCCTGTTGCTTTAACGTTTAAACACTTTCCATTATGACCCCCTTGAGCTAGTTCATCTGGcccttctctttctttatgCGTTAAGTCCCAAATAGGTTGTTCTGGATACTGCTGGTGGTATAATCACTcgtatatttcatatttttattttacatatttttgttatttgcattttattgTGTTAATATCTCTGTGTTTCCTGTAGTCAATATGTTTAAACAAACTGATGCAAGACAAGGCTTTGGGCGAGGGAAAGAACCTTGGGactagtttttcatccaagcGTTCGTCAACTAAAAGTCCTTCCTCGACCCCTGCAAGTTTAGCTTCTACTGGCGATATTAAGGGAAAATATCAAGTAGAAACCATGTCGCCCCCTGCCAAGAAAGCATAAGTCTCCTCAAGCTCCTTTGCTCCTCCTGAGCCCAGGCCTCCTACACGTGTGGCACTCCCATCCTTCGGTTGTgcaaataaaagggaaaaactcAACTTTAATGAGGTCTCCTCTCTGCTAAAAGAGGAGGGTGAGAGCAATCGGGCTACTGATTTTGTGAAGAGACTCCTTGCTCCCCAGATAAGACCTTTTTAGAGGCTCTTCCTCATGATCAAGTCATGAACTCATTGGCTTCATATGCTAGCAAGGTAAGGAGTAAGAAAGTTCAATTTCAATATGTGCTAACCTGATGGGTGTACTTAACATGTTTGCAGACTATTTTGTTGATTGGAGACTAGCTGGAACATGGTGGGCCTGCCACAGAGGAAACCCTGAGGAAAGTGGAAGAGCTAGAGAAAGAGTTGCAGGAGAAAGAGCGTAAGCATGAAACCAGCATTGTTCATTTCAATTCTGAAGTATCAAACCTTCATGACTGTTTGGAGCATGTGTTGTCAAAGATTCAGGATCACCTATCTACTGAGGAGGGAAAGAAGAAATTTCATGAGATAGTGGGCTAGCAGATTTCAAGAAGTTTGAGGAATTTCAACGCCTCCTTGTAGATAGTGCTTTGAGTACTATTGTCATGGATACCAGACTGGTACTTCTTAATTTGCTTATGTCGGTTATCCTCCGATCGACTTCTTAGATATCCATGCAGGATTCGCGGATGCAGCTAAGCCTGATGAGGAAGTGCCCCATGAATTGCCAGAGAACCTGCTCCATGTTCCTCCAGAAGGTGAGGCTCCAACGGACCTAGATGACCCAATGGTAGAGGATGTTGTCCCATTGAAAATGGTCTCCCCCGCTAATGATGATGGTGTTGCCCCTCTTGCTGCCATGTAAATTTGCTTTTCTGTTTTTGACACAAACATTATTGCTCCCTCCTGCATGAGGTTTTATGAAAATGCTGCTTGTGGGCTTTGGATGATTTAttgctttcttgatttttgtttcttttcctgCTTTATTGATCTTTGTGATTCTATGCTTTCTCTTTCTCATATGTTGATAATTTGAAAAGGAGTCGTTTTCCTGCTTGTATGAGTAGGATTCCTGCAATGGTTAGTATAGCTTTAGGTAGGGAGGAATAGGTGAACTATCCTCCTActactaataaattatagaagaCATCCTATGTCCCCAAAACAAGTAAGTATGATCCGACATGCTTGCGTGCTATATATCTCCCTTAAGTGTCCCTACTAGGTTAAGAAAAACATATCTTTCTATAGGATAGACCATAGTactaaagaatttataaaggataagtgattaaaataaataaccaaaTTAATCCTGGGCACATGTTTGTTGGGAGATATAATGTTTGCTTCAATAAGGCAAGCTTGAACCAACAAGACTAATTGAGACAGTCACACACCAATAGATTGCTCGTTAGTAGTGTGTAAAGTGCATATTAGCAAGACGTTTTTAATAGATCGTATGTCGGCTAGATGATTCAAGCAAAGCATGTACAAGCATGATAGCTTAATCAAAGCGTGCATCAGCAAAGCAACTTAAGTAAAGCATGTGCTAGCAAGGCAACTTAAGTAAGGTGTGCGACAGCAAGGCGAATTAAGTAAAGTGTGTGTCAGCAAGGCGACTTAAAATAAAGCATGCGCCAACAAGGCGGCTTAAGTAAAGTTGAGTGTTGTTTTCTGCAGTTAGCTTTATTTGAGATTCCATCCTGCAGACGTCATGAGAAGGAAGACAAAGGATATGTTTCAATTAAGAAAGAGAGGTTTTGAGTACATTTAATAactgatttaaaataaaggaatTTCAGGAGTAAAACTTCCTGAGATGGAAAGCATTTCATGGTCGAGAAAGTTTTCTGCCATCGATGTCTTCAAGTTTGTACGCCCCAAATTTGATGAGGcgggtaattttttaaagtcaTTCCCAATTGGGTACTAGCTTTCCTACCGACACTAGGGCGCCGGCTCATCGAAGTACCCAATCTCCAACTTGGAACTCGTTCCTTCTAACTCATCAGTTGTAAGCATTAACTACTCTTTTCTTGTATCTTTCTATATGTTTTCTCGTACTTCGTCTATAAGGTCTAGATTGACTTAAAGTAGGTTGTCATTGTTTTCTGCTCATAATGCTGGATTCTGAAGGTTTCTAGCTCACCTTCAGCTGGGATAATCTGCAAGATAGTTATATCCTTTTTTAGAGAGTTTTTGACGAGGGTCCTTATAGTGATAGTGCTAGTGTTACAATCAACCAGGGAGCTGGCTAATCGGGCTAAATATAAGCCTTGGTGTTTTCTATTCGCGGGATTTGGTGAAGCTGAAAGTTCTTCAGCCGACTGGTAAACTCGTCTATCTCTTGGGGGAATTCCTTCATCCTATGTTCTTTAACCTCATACTTACCCTCCACCTGATTTGTCACTAGCTAAGAATCAGAGTAGGCAATTAGACTCTTAGCTCTTGCATCTAAGGCCATGAAATCAAAACGAAAAGCATATTCCAGTTCGTCCCTCTCCGGACTGGTGAGCACCACTCCTGTCCCACTGCCTGCAGGGGTGGAAAAGTCATCTGCATGCAACAATCGTGGCCACATTTACGAATTCAGTCAAGGCTTGGGCTTTTATAGCTGTCCTGGGCTGATAAGAAATATCATAGTCAATGCGCTAGATAGCCCACTTGATCATCCTTTCTGAGGTTTCAGCTTTACCTAATGTAGTTTGTACCGGAGCATTAGTACACACACAAATAGGATGTGATGAAAAATAAGGTCGTAACTTGCATGCTGTTATAATTAAAGTGAAAGCTAGTTTCTCTACCTTAGAGTATTGCTATTCAACCCATTGTATTACCTTTCTTACATAGTAGATTGTTTTTTGGTGGTCTTCATCCTCTTTGATGAGCACAGAGCTAACTATTTGCTGACCTACTGCCAAGTAGAGATATAG
This genomic stretch from Sesamum indicum cultivar Zhongzhi No. 13 linkage group LG16, S_indicum_v1.0, whole genome shotgun sequence harbors:
- the LOC105178684 gene encoding ribulose-1,5 bisphosphate carboxylase/oxygenase large subunit N-methyltransferase, chloroplastic encodes the protein MAEASRILQTTLISTFSQNPSQYTLKAHSHHYIPPSTSKRSNLFHRIRCSVSTASTGGESATGTTIPWGCDVESLENASALQEWLSKCGLPPQKMAIQRVDVGERGLVALKNIRKGEKLLFVPPSLFITADSEWSCREAGEVLKQYNVPDWPLLATYLISEAGLMNSSRWSNYISALPRQPYSLLYWTRAELDRYLEASEIRQRAIERINDVIGTYNDLRDRIFSKYPDLFPDEVFNMESFKWSFGILFSRLVRLPSMDGRVALVPWADMLNHSCEVETFLDYDKSSQGVVFTTDRAYQPGEQVFISYGKKSNGELLLSYGFVPREGTNPRDSVELSLSLKKSDKCYKEKLEALKKHGLSASQCFPIQITGWPVELMAYAYLTVSPPSMKNRFDEMAAAASNKTASKKAIVYPEIEEEALQFILDMCEASISKYSKFLQASGSMDLDVTNPKLLNRKLFLKQLAVDLCTSEQRILFRAQYILRRRLRDIRSGELRALRIFDGFRKLFN